A stretch of Brassica rapa cultivar Chiifu-401-42 chromosome A08, CAAS_Brap_v3.01, whole genome shotgun sequence DNA encodes these proteins:
- the LOC103833467 gene encoding uncharacterized protein LOC103833467 encodes MACVAHTLCFVAALLLIYQKTATCDFLSPIFDNICKAVVCGKGKCKASSNATFKYECECDNGWKQFDHNLKFLPCVIPNCTFDLSCGEAGPPAQPPTPPKDNNSSFFDVCHWMNCGEGICKKKNLFLYSCECREGYSNFMNIPTSPCFKQCALGQDCLNPGTPSNSSSNASSSSPPALPDGSKSQATGLNVRGASLWLISSMICVSLAPWRLLCI; translated from the exons ATGGCTTGTGTTGCGCACACACTATGCTTCGTTGCAGCTTTACTTCTAATCTACCAGAAGACAGCTACTTGCGATTTCCTATCTCCTATTTTCG ATAATATATGCAAGGCAGTGGTATGTGGGAAAGGGAAATGCAAAGCATCTTCAAACGCAACTTTTAAGTATGAATGTGAGTGTGATAATGGTTGGAAGCAATTTGATCACAATCTCAAGTTTCTTCCTTGCGTCATCCCCAACT gtACCTTTGATCTAAGTTGCGGTGAGGCAGGACCTCCAGCACAGCCCCCAACGCCTCCCAAAGACAACAATTCCTCATTTTTCGATG TTTGTCACTGGATGAATTGTGGAGAAGGGatttgcaaaaagaaaaatctgtttttgtaCAGCTGTGAATGCCGTGAAGGTTACAGCAATTTTATGAATATCCCCACATCGCCTTGCTTTAAGcaat GTGCACTTGGACAGGACTGCTTGAACCCTGGGACCCCTTCGAACTCATCATCGAACGCATCATCGTCTTCTCCACCTGCTCTGCCTGACGGCAGCAAGAGCCAAG CAACAGGACTAAATGTAAGAGGAGCGTCATTGTGGTTGATATCATCTATGATATGTGTCTCTCTAGCACCATGGAGGCTGCTCTGTATTTGA